Proteins found in one Microcoleus sp. FACHB-831 genomic segment:
- a CDS encoding STAS domain-containing protein, with protein sequence MQSTLIRPNIITIQPQGHVNASNAPEFQRQLTTAISSTQDSIVLVDMAKVESLDSAGLMALVSSLRMAHSLNRRFSLCSVSPSLRIIFELTQLDKVFEIFENKTTFEAAIAA encoded by the coding sequence ATGCAAAGTACGCTTATCCGCCCCAATATTATTACAATTCAGCCTCAGGGTCATGTTAATGCATCTAATGCGCCTGAGTTTCAACGTCAACTTACAACAGCTATTTCATCAACGCAGGATAGTATTGTCTTGGTAGATATGGCTAAAGTGGAGTCATTAGATAGCGCTGGGCTGATGGCATTAGTTTCGTCTCTACGCATGGCGCATAGTCTAAATCGTAGGTTTAGCTTATGCTCAGTGTCACCATCGCTGAGAATTATTTTTGAGCTGACTCAACTAGACAAAGTGTTTGAGATTTTTGAAAATAAAACCACTTTTGAAGCAGCGATCGCAGCATAA
- a CDS encoding TIGR03960 family B12-binding radical SAM protein, whose protein sequence is MTVAVEKLLTPDILRPARYLGNELGSVHKPWDAAKVRWVLTYPEVYEVGASNLGHIILYNILNAQPGQLCDRAYLPAPDLAVKLRTTQTPLFAVENKRSLTDFDILGFSLSYELGATNILEMLDLAGIPLTWKERQNWASGIGHGNEQLPLIFAGGQTATSNTEPYADFFDFMALGDGEELLPEIGLVLQEGKAAGLSREELLLDLAQVPGVYVPRFYDMAEDGSVHPNRPDVPKRIVRRVAAPMPAYSIGLVPYVETVHDRLIIEIRRGCTRGCRFCQPGMLTRPARDVEPEEVIEAIEKGMRATGHNEFSLLSLSCSDYLALPAVGMEIRNRLKDENISLSLPSQRVDRFDENIANILGGTRQSGLTFAPEAGTQRMRDIINKGLTNEELLRGVKTAFEQGWDKIKLYFMIGLPGETDVDVLGIAETVRWLHQNCRAVGRKRLHFNLTISNFTPKPHTPFQWHSVSTAEFQRKQKLLKEEFRGMKGVKVNYTDVRISAMEDFVGRGDRRLASVVRRAWELGAGMDSWFDSADRAYAAWGQAIAESGLTWKYRQVENGEWNVMEGSSNDLLDAPLPWDHIDTGIDKNWLKADLQRALEAATVPDCSFDGCSHCGVCGIDFGHNIVIEPPPVPKFAGEFVANNTKAQRLRVWFGKLGDMALVSHLDLVRLFERAIRRAALPITYTNGFRANPRISIASALSLGSTSAGEIVDFELTSAIDADTFREKFAAQLPANIPVYSVKDVDLKAASANQLLEKAEYLITVAVESEASTAQWEEWVNAIAARDEILIEQTSKSGKKYQVNMRDRLFELEVKEPPRRQEEEAVILRYVGSCQSDGTLLRPEHIILMLEQVAGLEFQLLHSHRQQLILKD, encoded by the coding sequence GTGACAGTTGCAGTTGAGAAATTATTAACACCGGACATTCTGCGGCCTGCTCGTTACTTAGGCAACGAGTTAGGATCCGTACACAAGCCCTGGGATGCGGCCAAGGTGAGATGGGTATTAACATATCCAGAAGTATATGAAGTGGGTGCGTCTAATTTAGGGCATATCATTCTCTACAACATACTGAACGCCCAACCCGGACAACTGTGCGATCGCGCATACCTACCCGCTCCAGACTTGGCTGTAAAATTGCGAACCACACAGACACCTCTGTTTGCTGTAGAAAATAAGCGCAGCCTCACAGATTTTGATATTTTAGGCTTCAGTCTTAGCTACGAACTGGGAGCCACCAACATCCTAGAAATGCTCGACTTAGCCGGGATTCCCCTTACTTGGAAAGAAAGGCAGAATTGGGCATCGGGCATCGGGCATGGGAACGAACAATTACCGCTAATTTTTGCAGGCGGACAGACAGCCACATCCAATACAGAACCTTATGCAGACTTCTTCGACTTCATGGCGCTGGGAGATGGCGAAGAATTGCTGCCAGAAATTGGCCTAGTATTGCAAGAAGGAAAAGCAGCAGGGCTGAGTCGCGAAGAATTACTACTTGATTTGGCTCAAGTTCCCGGCGTCTACGTGCCAAGATTTTACGACATGGCCGAAGATGGCTCTGTTCATCCAAACCGCCCAGATGTACCAAAACGCATAGTCCGGCGCGTGGCAGCCCCGATGCCAGCTTACTCCATTGGGCTAGTTCCCTACGTCGAAACAGTACACGATCGCCTGATAATTGAGATCCGGCGAGGTTGTACCAGGGGGTGCCGCTTCTGCCAACCTGGAATGCTCACTCGTCCGGCGCGAGATGTAGAACCAGAGGAAGTCATTGAAGCAATTGAAAAGGGAATGCGTGCAACAGGGCACAACGAATTTTCCCTACTTTCCCTAAGTTGTTCCGACTATCTGGCACTACCAGCAGTAGGGATGGAAATCAGAAATCGACTTAAAGACGAGAATATTTCCCTCTCCCTACCCAGCCAACGGGTAGACAGATTTGATGAAAACATTGCTAACATCCTTGGCGGTACTCGGCAAAGCGGACTAACCTTTGCCCCAGAAGCTGGAACCCAGCGGATGCGGGACATTATCAACAAAGGGTTGACTAACGAGGAACTGCTAAGGGGAGTTAAGACAGCTTTCGAGCAAGGCTGGGATAAGATTAAGCTCTACTTTATGATTGGCTTACCCGGCGAGACTGATGTAGATGTACTGGGAATTGCCGAAACTGTGCGCTGGCTGCACCAGAACTGTCGTGCAGTTGGTAGAAAGCGGCTGCATTTCAATTTGACAATTTCCAACTTTACGCCCAAGCCGCATACTCCGTTTCAATGGCACTCTGTATCAACAGCCGAGTTTCAACGGAAGCAAAAGTTGCTAAAAGAAGAATTTCGCGGGATGAAGGGCGTTAAGGTGAATTACACCGACGTGCGAATTTCGGCAATGGAAGATTTTGTCGGGAGGGGTGATAGGCGTTTAGCTTCCGTTGTGCGTCGCGCTTGGGAATTGGGTGCGGGTATGGATTCTTGGTTTGACAGTGCAGATCGAGCATATGCAGCTTGGGGACAAGCGATCGCCGAATCTGGTCTAACCTGGAAATACCGTCAAGTCGAAAATGGCGAATGGAATGTGATGGAAGGTAGCAGTAATGACTTACTTGATGCCCCCCTTCCTTGGGATCATATAGATACTGGCATTGACAAAAATTGGCTAAAAGCCGACTTGCAACGAGCGCTAGAAGCAGCTACAGTCCCCGATTGCTCTTTTGATGGCTGTTCCCACTGTGGCGTTTGCGGTATCGACTTCGGTCACAATATTGTTATCGAGCCACCGCCAGTACCGAAATTTGCTGGGGAATTTGTAGCGAACAACACCAAGGCACAACGACTGCGGGTTTGGTTTGGCAAACTGGGCGATATGGCGCTGGTTAGCCACTTGGATTTAGTACGCTTGTTTGAACGTGCAATCAGACGCGCGGCGTTACCAATTACTTACACTAACGGGTTTCGCGCCAATCCCCGGATTTCTATTGCTAGCGCACTGTCGCTTGGTTCGACTAGCGCTGGGGAAATTGTGGATTTTGAATTAACTTCTGCGATCGATGCTGACACTTTCCGCGAGAAGTTCGCCGCCCAACTTCCGGCAAATATCCCAGTTTATAGCGTGAAAGATGTTGATTTGAAGGCTGCTTCGGCTAATCAGCTTTTGGAAAAAGCGGAGTATTTAATTACGGTTGCAGTTGAGTCGGAGGCTTCAACAGCGCAGTGGGAAGAATGGGTGAATGCGATCGCGGCGAGGGATGAAATATTGATCGAGCAAACCAGTAAGTCTGGTAAGAAATATCAGGTAAATATGCGCGATCGCTTGTTTGAGTTGGAGGTTAAGGAACCGCCTAGACGCCAAGAAGAAGAGGCTGTTATTCTGCGTTATGTGGGTAGCTGTCAGAGTGATGGTACTCTTCTGCGACCAGAGCATATCATCTTGATGCTCGAACAAGTTGCTGGGTTAGAGTTTCAGTTGTTGCACAGT
- a CDS encoding pentapeptide repeat-containing protein, translated as MPMRGIERSRLKNKNLHLATHIDMSTQKSLAERQAIIDKIKKTQTDNFLREAIAAGLNPAFDLAWTDLSGADLSRADLRWTDLEGVNFKDVNFRDRQDHYAKLKGAFLRGALLSDADLENINLENANLGFADLSNTKLGGTGFESSYNLRDANLTNANLDAPCLNGDTLSDAKFSGADFRPQQDYEYYAELEGANLTAANLSRADLEFAKMDNACLVDADMEGVCLKEVWLNGANLNSAYLVDANLAGTQLDYANLVDADLSGANLSRTSLMQANLRRACLVDANLQGADFTRADLRGADLSGANLSGAYLVDADLSGANLGRANLNNTYLNCADLRFANLVGANLLDAKLAEADLSGATLDDICDEYPRKAEELTDETKALAPVISEKWKALASKSGQSDRQQAANSIKAIYSLLGKPEPEIIFCDSPVVALRFFLSKLAANLGLLEEEFGNSLGNIPKQKLWKPLLRQIRKQLGQSLSKALENNLGNKIAQELKKHLRSQLSPHLWELVVTPLGEENWTKLGEEIWRKVSAFLDNCICPESLADIGALFDFQISVLNARGDTEQWKAFESIVSNCGWLFAFDKVCLACDRPFKINLDNEQRLHAEGEAAIKFADGYSLYYYHGVSLPEKYGKVRPQHWQTEWYLEEPNIQLRRILIEVIPSHKLQASLLLHERNAEMRRNLIRKIGYARICQELQAIELDTYLEYALLKIDANLDREQIYILKMTCPSTGSIHALRVPPNMASAREAICWVNWGIAPEEFSVQT; from the coding sequence ATGCCTATGAGGGGTATAGAGCGATCGCGCCTTAAAAATAAAAATCTGCATCTCGCCACCCACATCGATATGAGTACTCAAAAATCGTTAGCAGAACGTCAAGCTATTATCGACAAAATTAAAAAGACACAAACAGACAACTTTTTAAGGGAGGCGATCGCTGCTGGTTTAAATCCCGCCTTCGACCTCGCTTGGACTGATTTAAGCGGTGCTGACCTAAGCCGTGCGGATCTGCGGTGGACAGACTTAGAAGGTGTTAATTTCAAGGATGTCAACTTTCGCGATCGCCAAGATCACTATGCCAAGTTAAAAGGTGCCTTTTTGAGGGGTGCTTTGCTAAGTGATGCCGATCTAGAGAATATCAACCTGGAGAATGCCAACCTCGGCTTTGCCGACCTCAGCAATACTAAGCTAGGGGGTACGGGGTTTGAAAGTTCGTACAATCTACGGGATGCGAACCTAACTAATGCTAATCTAGACGCCCCCTGTTTAAACGGTGACACTCTCAGCGATGCCAAGTTCAGCGGCGCTGACTTCCGACCTCAACAGGACTATGAGTATTATGCCGAGTTAGAAGGTGCTAACCTCACTGCTGCTAACTTGAGCCGTGCCGACTTGGAGTTTGCCAAGATGGATAATGCGTGCTTGGTAGATGCAGACATGGAAGGCGTCTGCTTAAAAGAGGTCTGGCTGAACGGTGCTAACCTGAATAGTGCCTACTTGGTAGATGCGAACCTAGCAGGGACACAACTAGATTACGCCAACCTGGTTGATGCCGATCTCAGTGGTGCTAACTTAAGTCGAACTTCCTTAATGCAGGCTAACCTAAGGCGTGCCTGCTTGGTAGATGCAAACTTGCAAGGGGCAGATTTTACCAGAGCGGATCTACGTGGTGCGGATCTGAGTGGTGCTAACCTAAGTGGAGCTTACTTAGTTGATGCTGACTTAAGCGGTGCCAACTTGGGGAGAGCAAATCTCAATAATACTTATTTGAATTGTGCCGATCTAAGGTTTGCCAATTTAGTAGGCGCTAATCTGCTGGATGCCAAGTTGGCTGAGGCTGACCTGAGTGGTGCCACACTGGATGATATTTGCGATGAATATCCCAGAAAAGCGGAAGAATTGACCGATGAGACAAAAGCTTTAGCGCCAGTAATTAGCGAAAAATGGAAAGCGCTTGCTAGTAAATCTGGACAGAGCGATCGCCAACAAGCCGCTAACTCCATCAAAGCTATCTACTCGCTACTTGGCAAACCCGAACCTGAAATAATTTTTTGTGACAGTCCAGTTGTCGCCTTGAGGTTCTTTCTCAGCAAACTCGCCGCTAACTTAGGACTCCTAGAAGAAGAATTCGGCAATTCTTTGGGTAACATTCCCAAGCAAAAACTGTGGAAACCGTTACTAAGGCAAATACGGAAGCAACTTGGGCAATCCCTATCAAAGGCACTAGAAAATAATTTAGGAAATAAAATCGCCCAGGAATTAAAAAAGCACTTGCGAAGCCAACTTTCGCCGCATCTCTGGGAGTTGGTGGTAACTCCGCTTGGGGAAGAAAACTGGACAAAACTGGGCGAGGAAATTTGGCGAAAAGTAAGCGCCTTTTTAGATAACTGCATTTGTCCCGAATCCTTGGCTGATATTGGAGCTTTATTTGACTTTCAAATATCGGTTTTAAACGCTAGAGGCGATACCGAACAGTGGAAAGCATTTGAGTCGATAGTCAGTAACTGTGGCTGGCTTTTTGCTTTTGACAAAGTTTGCCTCGCGTGCGATCGCCCCTTCAAAATTAATCTCGATAACGAACAACGACTCCACGCTGAAGGCGAAGCCGCAATTAAATTTGCCGATGGTTACAGTCTTTACTATTATCACGGTGTCTCCTTACCAGAAAAATATGGCAAAGTACGCCCGCAGCATTGGCAAACTGAATGGTATTTAGAAGAACCCAATATTCAACTCAGACGAATTTTAATTGAAGTAATACCTTCCCACAAATTGCAAGCTTCATTGCTTTTACACGAGCGTAACGCCGAAATGCGCCGCAACTTAATTCGGAAAATTGGTTACGCTAGAATTTGTCAAGAATTACAAGCAATAGAATTAGATACATATCTTGAATACGCGCTCTTAAAAATTGATGCTAATCTCGATAGAGAACAAATTTATATATTAAAAATGACTTGCCCCAGCACGGGAAGCATTCACGCATTGCGCGTACCGCCTAATATGGCCTCGGCGCGAGAGGCAATTTGTTGGGTAAATTGGGGAATTGCTCCAGAAGAATTTAGCGTGCAAACCTGA